The genome window ATCATGAACATAAAACTGGGTCTCTGTGGCGGTGTGGACAGGTCCTGATGTTTCTCATGCGTGCAGCAGCCACatgagacaggaagacagatgCAGAGTTGCCATGTGCTGGAATGCTGTCATGAATTCACACATGCAGGCCTTTAGTTTCCATGACCCACATCTCTTCTCTTGAAAAGTAATGTCTGTGGTATGTAGCCTATAAACTCCAACCGAAAGGGTGCACCATTCTCTCTTGTTCTACATACAGCAGCCTAGATACTGTCATCATGGTATATAGCCCTTTAACCACCTGTGAGTGAAACATGTgagtaaagaaagaaagaaagagaaactaATCCATTGATTAGAAATTCAATTGGGATATTTCACAACCTCGTGGCAGGCTCGTGAGCGCTCTTAAGGGGACAGGTGCTCAGCATGCTGCCTTCACGTGCCAACAGATCGTTTCCTCAGGATCTAGAGTAGCCTATACTATCCGTTGCACATTCTGGGAGTCTACTTTTCACTGTAGGCTACATTTTCAACCCTTTTGCCCTATGGATTGTAGTTATTAGCTATGTTTTATAGCTTATTATTATTCACAACTGAATATGACTTATACTATGTGTAGCATTTATTAGGGTTGATGAGATACACTGATATTGACGATAATTGTGatattttaaagtgaaatgCTGATATCATATTAATAAATCACAAGTGGTCATATTGTGTAAATAACCCAGCATCtcaaaaataatttctgtttccTTTCGTACTCCCATTGTTGTGGTCGGTGGCGACAGTGCACCTTAACACTGGCTATTGCTCTCACGTTCCAAGAAACAAACATGGTTTCTGTCCTCACAGCAATTAATCAAATTTGCAGTTGTAAAAGTGGAGAAGTTGTGAACAAATGGGGGATAAATCGGACGtataaattattaaattaatctgaaaagtaagtAAGCCTAACAAATATTTGTAATAAACAGGACAgtattttcctttaaaatgtagTGTTGTACAAGTATTAAGTGGCATGGCACTACTAAAGTAAGTACAAGTAAATTTGTGCTAACATTACTTTAGCAAGTGTCACATTCCACCACGGTTGGCTCTACATTTGATATCTCCGAGGGCACTTAAAGGCAGCATTGCCGGTGCCCTCCTACGTCAGCGGTCTTttaaactgagcagcactgatAGTTAGACAGCAGCGGGGTGAACTCTGCCGCCGGACAACCTCTTTCCACTGGCACCTCACTGTCCTCTCCTttcttaaaagttttttttacaaaacttttcagtcagtcagtcttcATCCAGATGACCGTGACTCGAGACCGGCCGATGACCTATTCTAAAATGAGAGGGCTTGTGTCATTTTTCTCAGGTGAGTTTATCCTCATATCCTGACGTTTGACCCTTAAGCTAGCTAAAGAGTCCTAGTGACGTCATAGAACGATACAGGCAGAAATCAACGGTTTGTGCTAACTTATGTGcttaacttaaaataaatagataagaTAAAATggcctcaaaaaaaaaaaaaaaaaaaaagagaagaatctGAAAAAAGTCTACTATAATGTAACAATATCACATTACAGTAGACTTATATCAGGGCTTGGTGTGATGAAATTATTCTTGAAGACATAACCCAACAATTTGTTCCAGTGGCCTCACTAAAGCATGTCAAGTAATGGCGACCACTCACTAACTCTGAGTAAATACAGCTGCTGAGCTCTTATGTAAGGTTTTAACCAGCTGCCTGTCTTACAGCTCTGCTCAAGGGGAAGAAAGTTGGCTTCAGTGAATTCTTACATAAATTTGTTTCCGCTCAACATCTCTGCCAACAGTGAGTTAGCAAAAAAGTCATTATTAACGCCTTTTACTTTGAGTTGAATGTAAAAACTCTCAACAATGTGCTGTTTTTCACCTTCTCATTGAAGCCTGGACCCTCAGAAAGTCCTGCAGCGACAGAGCAAGCTGAggagggagacggaggagaaAGGCACAGTGGTGAGTACAGATGGAAGGAAAAGACTTAGTGAGTGTTGACAGCTGATGAAACTAAATCTGACCTCCTGACCGTTCTCTCCTTATGTGTCATTTCTCTCCTTAGAGCCCAGTGAGCACCTCGCAGTAAGTCATTTCACCTGATgaacagaaatattttgtgacaGAAAGTCAAcctctgctgttttgtttgactttacCAGGCaactctcatttttctgtggcAGTCTGTTGATTAACACTGAAAAGATATAGTTTATATGTTGTCtcatatgattttttttaatgcatcatTGGTCAGTCATAGGGTGTGGCAATGCAAAATGAAAGGAAACTAAGTTTTTTCTCCaattattgaaaaaataatacattataaCATTAGTATTTTGCCACAAAGGCACAAAGAAACATACTTCTGAAGAGCAGAAATGTGATATCTTGTCACATATAGGGGCCCTTGAGCCCAATTTTGAAGTCCTTAATAATTGAAtagattgttaaaaaaaaaaagtatacatTTACCACTCACTTAAATGTTTAACCacagctttttttaatttatgtacTATAATAACAAATTATTGGCCTGCGTATCATAGCACATATCTGataattttcttttgttgtgttaATCAGGATGAAACCATCAGATTTCGACTACGTCAAAGTAATCGGCAAAGGAAGCTTTGGAAAGGTagagatttttcttttacttaaaAACTGCTGAGTTTGTGAGGTTTTCCTGTTGGAACATTAAATGACACAACTTAAACTTTCAGGTGCTGCTGGCAAGACACAGAAAACAGGGAGGCTTTTATGCTGTGAAGGTGTTACAGAAACAGATGATTGTCAAGAGGAAAGAGGTaaactatccatccatccatccatccatccatccatctatccgtCTGTCCATTTTGTCTATGTATGTACTTACATTATCTGTTGTGTCTCTGTAGCAGAAACATGTGATGGTTGAGAGGAGCGTACTGCTGAAAGGACTGCAACATCCATTTTTGGTGGGGCTCCACTTCTCTTTCCAGACACCAAACATGCTCTACTTTGTCCTGGACTATGTTAATGGAGGAGAGGTATGTTTTTAGAAAAAGTACTTCTGTCAACTTCCCCATAGAGagtaaaatttacaaacctctAGCTTCTGAAACAACAATTTTTGCAACAGATTTCTTTGGTCCACACCTGCAAGTTGTAGTTACATTTGGAGATGCCACAAGTAGTTTTGAAATTCTGTGAGGCTTATGTTGTGTTGAATTATGTTGTAATTTGTGATGTGTGTCCTCAGCTTTTCTACCATCTTCAGAGGGAGGGGTCATTTCCCGAACCCAGAGCTACGTTCTACGCAGCAGAGATAGCCATGGCACTGGGCTACCTCCACTCTCTTGACATTGTTTAcaggtacatacacacacacacacacaagtaacgGTATATAAAGATAGACAACGGCTCAAGACAGACAAGCCATGGCAGACTTTCTCTGCTCATGTAAGATTTAAATATGTTCCACATTAATTCATGCCCTGCCTTTACAGTGATAGTTTTCCACTTTAGGAGAGAGCGCTGCATAGGAAATGTTATCACTAAAAACCACAATGTCTTCTAGCaccacaataataataaacagcaAAGGAAAAGCAAGATGAAACCGGAGCAAACAACAGGACTAAACAGACACttgtctgtttctcttccaGAGACCTCAAACCAGAAAACATCCTGCTGGACAGTGATGGTCACGTGATGCTGACTGACTTTGGCCTTTGTAAAGAAGGGGTGGCCGTAGGTGGGATAATGCATACATTCTGTGGAACTCCAGAGTATCTGGCTCCAGAGGTGCTACAGGGTCACCCATACAGTCCAGCAGTGGACTGGTGGAGCCTCGGCACCGTGCTTTTTGAGATGCTCTATGGAATTGTGAGTGCAggtcaaataattttttttttatcattttatcccTCAGCATCCTCACCTTACTCCACATCTCTGTTCTTTCTCTCAGCCTCCATTTTATAGCCACGCCAAAGCTGAGATGTTTGAGAACATTCTGCATGCTCCTTTGCAGCTGCGTAGTGGAGCGTCTCCGGCTGCTCGTTCACTATTAGAGGGACTGCTGGACAGAGATGTCTCCAAACGCTTAGGGGAGAGCTGTGATGTTGTAAGTGGACACACTAAAAAAAGCAATaatgcacataaacacagctAAGTACAGAgggtctaatttattttattgcatCCAGGTGGAGCTGCAGGAACATCCCTTCTTTGCGTCCATCAACTGGGACGACCTCCTGGCGAGGAAAGTTAGACCCCCATTCATCCCGAAAGTGGTAGGAGTGATTCAGAAAATagtgctatttttttttccttttgaaacAATGTAGTGTACCTGAGTATGTGttcattcctctcctctccagacTAGTCCCTGTGATGTCAGCTACATCGACCCTGAGTTCACAATACAACCTGTCCCTGCCTCAGTCAGTGGGAGGTGCCAGACAGGCGTGGCCAGTGAGGCCTTCCCTGGATTCTCCTTCATGAACCCAGTGgagtttgtggcagcagagcCGGTTTCATAACGACGCCAAATCCTCTGGGAGCATGtttgttcaaatatttatttttttatgtcataaATTATTCAATCATCGTCTATTTTTAAACACTTacttcaaaatatttttaacacTAACGCTGCAATGTACTGTACATCTCACTGGTTACACTACCGAATAATcgtatatttttacatttgactgTTTCTTTATGTATCGGTTCATATGTGAAATAGGCTGGTCACTATTTCACAAGTCCTAGAATGAAACAATAAACACTCAGTCTTaaagcagttttattttttaaacacaacaacaaatatatATTGCAACTTGCCCATCCTGTGCTTACAGTCACAGCTTACAATGATACTGAAAATACTTCACAGGGTGCCCTAATATCCTGCatagtgacagagtcagaacATCATCTCCCTGTGGcatttacataaaaacaatcagATGCCAGTCTGTTGGCAACCCGTAAACACAATATGGACCAAGCGCTGACTTTCTGTGATGGTGCTGTCTTTTTTTAGTGGCAAACAGAAAAAGCCCATCATCGTGGTGAATCTAATGGGTGTCTCCAGGAAGAGAACATCTGGTCTAATCCTTTCTACCTCACCTCACAAGACTGCTTATGGAACAGTTTATACACGAGGTCgctttctgtcagtctgtctgtcagtagATGCTGAAGGAAGCGTAGCTCTGCTCACTCTGGCAGGTGAAGTAAGCGATCAGCTGACCGTTGCAGATCATCAGAAACAAGCCGCTTCCTGTGGAACAACAAAAAGGTAGAGCATTAAAAAGAATTGAGCTCATGAAGTTAAATGCAATTAGTTTGGAGGTCTGTTTTACCTAAAGCCAGCCACCATTGCCACACCATGGGGAACTCCAACATCACTACAACAAGGAACATAATATCTCAGTCATTTATGAGTGTGTACTTAAGATAGATGTATTGTTAGATTTCTGCTCACCTAGGCTGGTGATCATTACATGCAGAAGTGTGACAGTGAAGGCGTAGTCCCAGACCCGCCTCCGCAC of Sparus aurata chromosome 17, fSpaAur1.1, whole genome shotgun sequence contains these proteins:
- the LOC115566940 gene encoding transmembrane protein 244-like isoform X3; this encodes MIGSVCFGAFRLDHFDGLIPFDFKTEPAESNSKYLVNLLSLELTYFCSGLLFAAVVRRRVWDYAFTVTLLHVMITSLVMLEFPMVWQWWLALGSGLFLMICNGQLIAYFTCQSEQSYASFSIY
- the sgk2b gene encoding serine/threonine-protein kinase Sgk2b translates to MTVTRDRPMTYSKMRGLVSFFSALLKGKKVGFSEFLHKFVSAQHLCQHLDPQKVLQRQSKLRRETEEKGTVSPVSTSQMKPSDFDYVKVIGKGSFGKVLLARHRKQGGFYAVKVLQKQMIVKRKEQKHVMVERSVLLKGLQHPFLVGLHFSFQTPNMLYFVLDYVNGGELFYHLQREGSFPEPRATFYAAEIAMALGYLHSLDIVYRDLKPENILLDSDGHVMLTDFGLCKEGVAVGGIMHTFCGTPEYLAPEVLQGHPYSPAVDWWSLGTVLFEMLYGIPPFYSHAKAEMFENILHAPLQLRSGASPAARSLLEGLLDRDVSKRLGESCDVVELQEHPFFASINWDDLLARKVRPPFIPKVTSPCDVSYIDPEFTIQPVPASVSGRCQTGVASEAFPGFSFMNPVEFVAAEPVS
- the LOC115566940 gene encoding transmembrane protein 244-like isoform X2 — encoded protein: MRWHSKAKRSTRRLDHFDGLIPFDFKTEPAESNSKYLVNLLSLELTYFCSGLLFAAVVRRRVWDYAFTVTLLHVMITSLVMLEFPMVWQWWLALGSGLFLMICNGQLIAYFTCQSEQSYASFSIY